Genomic window (Neurospora crassa OR74A linkage group VI, whole genome shotgun sequence):
gccaaagCGGCGGAGGAGACCGCGAgcaagaagatcaagaaggagcaggaggataGCGAGATGGAAGATGTCCCCAGTGCCGGTGAGGAGAGCGATGCTGGTGTCAAGGTCAAGACTGAGGTTCGGGAGGATGCTGGTAATAGCAGTGAGATGGAAGCTGCTGAGCAGTTGAagcgggagcaggaggaggattgtGATGAGGGGGAGATTTGAGAGACTTTCATCTCTTGCAACTCCATGTGGCTTCTGGTCTTGCAGCATCTTGCAGCACCTTGCATCGACATCGGACATTGGCATCAGCATCGGCATGGAAGATTGGTTTTATTTGCTTGAGCGTTGGAATTGGTCATTAACATGGGTCTGGTATCTCCAGTATCGGACGGTCACATGAAAAGCACatcatacctaggtagcgaAGGGTCATCATTTCATGTTCATTTGGCGGCAATGGGGactgcggaggaggaggacacaCAAAGATGAGAGGAGGATTGACGGCACTCCTGTATCGTTTGTCTCTGGCACTTCCTTGTTTGCCGCGGAGTTTGAAAGTGGAACAGAACAGAAAGGAGCGTGGAGTTGCGGCGGGTCATGTTTTCGTCTCGGTCCATTGCTGATATTCTTCTtacagtcagtcagtcagttttttctttatatcgGTTTTTATGGCTTGAATTTCTAGCTTCGGTTATGATGGCGGATTTGAGGTCTTTATGGCTCGACAGTTGGACGGCGCttattgctgttgctgttgggcgAGGACAATTAGTTTATTAGCATAACATAGCGCTCAATGAGAGTTCAAGGCACCTAGCCCACACAATGATATGAACTTTGACTTACTGGGTCTTGCCTCTCTTTTCGATCAGAACCAGGACATTTCAAGGCTGGTAGAAAAGGAGTTCAAAGAATGGACAGGCAAGAGTAGGAGAAGAGAGTGGCCAAAAAGTGAAACAAGAGGTGAGGGAAGTTGTAGACTGGCAGGAAATGGAGTACAAAGAGGCGGCGCTTTCCCTAAGAGAGCTGAgactggaggaggaagacccGATGTGTGTCCGGTCGTGATTACCCATTCCCTCCAGTGTGGGAGATGCTCAACAGACAAGAGGCCCTGTCATGCATAAAGACCATTCCCTTGTGAGACTTTCCATGTCCAATGAACCCATTCACTATCATCAaacttcatcatcattgGATTCCTTCATCAGTGGATATACGCCATACATCATTTCCATCCATCAACTAGACTAGCTTACAATCACAGGGCCGGCGCCTTCTGAAATTACAGCGATCACAGCACTGCCGTTACAGTATCATTACTGGACCACTGCACTAACACAGCGCCCGTTTCCCCACAAAGGAACCCTTGCCAGACCAGATCGACCAATCGGCTACGCCAGTGATAAGATCCCGGATCCACCTTTTGACGACAGTTCCTCGTTCACGACCCGGATAATCCGACTATATTCGATTCCAATCCGACTGTGTAGGGGCCGTCTAGCCAATAGCAAATCGTAAGCTACTATATCAGCGCCCGCTAAATTTGCTAGCGAGTAACATCGagtaatatttctatatattagcAGTAACGATTGAAGTAATTAAGTacatcgccgtcgccgtcgccgttattatttactattgtagttagtaagtataatattaaggggGGGGTTTTCGTCTAGTATAGTAACTAACTATACACTATAGAAATACCTAAAATCGTAGATCtaaccgcctcctcccccatACTCGCGCCCGTACACGCCCCTAGTCCGACTCCCtctcttaaataaattaagacTAAGCTACACAAcgataataaagaatttctcaatattaataagctcGTTAAAGAGGAGAAGCTATTTCTAGCTCCCGTTATTACTCTATCCCGCCATCGTTATTCCCTATTAACCTTAAGCTCGaactcctcgtcctctttattatcgagtaatataagtatattagatAAGGCGAAGTCGGTTAGCAAAGGGGAgcctacttttaataagcTTTCTATTCGGTCTTAGACCGATATCgacgctactattaaagagattagtattatagttactaaaaTCGGTTTCGgggttattaaaatatacgttagtaattattactatagtaaactaGCGCGGTATAATCtcgaatattttaaaggactgTTATATTGCAGTAAGAAGTATAAGACTATTGAAACTACCCCTCGACTATTAGCGGGTAGTATAAAAAAAGATTATAGATAGAAAGCAAAGCTCGTATtatctactaaatttacGATATAGTAATTCAcgcttatagtatttacctatatatataacttcaATCCGGATAGCGTAGCGTACTACATTACTAACCGCcgactttaatatattagcgaAGTAGAGGAGAGTATCCTTCGTATAGTAAAGTAACTAAAGACTTCTTTAACCGATATTACTTcatctatttataaagagtttagtattataattattaggcgtaatattcttaatatattggtagttaataaatagaagttgGCCGGtattttaacttttatttaacaattcttaaataatttaactaaaattaaaagtatttataagaacgtctactattataataacgaggaGGATAGTTTAATAGAGAGGATATTTTGGATTTATCCCTGGTATATTGAGTAGTTGAAGAAGAATTTAGAGGTTATGAGTTTGGACTGTAcgtataaagttaataaattcgataTACCtctcctttaaatatatagtataatagctatatatacgACTTTTAATATCgtttattacttattaagtagggagaaggaagcttACTTTACGTaggtattttagtaaattgaGGCTATActcttaaaatatagtatcccctcccctttaattattattataaattacaataaaacTTATAAGAAGGTTTGCCGGGTAGTTTTCCCTATTACTtagtactaaatttatttttagtatataataaagaatattacttttaatattaagaagaagtaggagggtagttttaatagtatagtattgaaTAATCGAAATAGCaataggaattatttatataaagattattcttatatagatattaaccCCGctaataaagactttaacGCCTACTATATtgctactataatattcaataggGACAATtacgaatactatttagaattaagCGTTAAgaacccttataattagcttattaataatagtagtaaagctCCTAGCGGTTtagactataattaatttactaatgtAAATAGGATTTTAGGAATTTGGAAAGCGGTaatctactttaatatagaagaggGATTCTATTAGCAATAgagggtattattaagggaattCCCCAAGCAAAAAGGTACATTAATTatatctttctattattatttatataattattaatctctctttttatagctataactaattaccttctttatatttaccttCTATTGAGGTACGAATTTACTTATttcgctattaaattatactacaaTTTTAGTATACGTATAACCTCCTATATAAAGGGTGCCTACGGCgtattaaaagtactatttaagaattgttatattaattttaattaattgttaAGAACTATTACCGAAACCCTTAAGCGCTTCAAAAAGAATTTCGCTAGTAAGTATGTTTATTAGATTTTAAAGAGCGTtacgaaatataattatattatattaaggagggtgaagtttattactagttttatatacttcGAATTACTCTAACAATAAGTTATATTCGCTAGCGATAccattactaaatagtataatttaaccGAAGTACGAGGGtagtattctactaattttaattattaatataagttactctactagtataatttatttaatattataaatacgggcagtattatactttaaagtataattaataaatattagtaattaaaattagagaaGGTAAGtaatcctttattatttaatataattactatattaactaaactTTTACAACCTTTATCCGTAGATTGGCTGGTACTATATAGGGAGAGAGACCCCCtcccaattattattaatcgcTAGAAGGCTCGCAATAGTACCTAACCTATACCCGCTATACCTCATttcaccccctcctcctctaatattaaatataatctaaCTTACAATACCCCTCCCAAAGTATTAACCTAACTACTAcctaaaaagaagaggataattaaaataatattagtaaattaaaaggaatagGAGGTAAGGGTAGAAATAGAGAATGTAAGATAGGAAGCGGTACGGCTCTATTTACAACTCTACGAAttaagagaattatagtaatacgaagtataattagaagtacgGCTACAggaattctaaaattaataatactattactagcctcccccgccgccgtcgctagtatattaagggtattaataccAATACTAGCCGTATTAAAGGATACTTCTTCCCtcttaactatatttaaatctatactaattgCCGCCGTCTAGccaatagtaattatagtagctatTATACCAACAATAGCAACAGCAATAGTACTAATCTTACCAGTCGagttagtactattaatactagtagatataattatactaatataaatataaattctacgATTTCAATACCTTCAATGTAAATTACGATATTAGAGAACCTCGTATGTGTGATTCCTAATAACTTTTGGTGCAGATGTTGCACGCATGTCATTTTGGTGGGAAATTGGCGGGCGGTAACATAGTTGTGCCATTGGCTAGACGGCCCCTACACAGTCGGATTGGAATCGAACACAGTCGGATTATCCGGGTCGCTCGTTCACGGTTCTTCTCATTTTCCcgtatttctttctttcacaTTACAAAAATGAAACGAAGCCAGTTACAGGTCTCAAACGACCCTCAACCTGGAGACAGCCCCAATACAAAAATTGTAAAGAAATTCCTTGAGAAAATAGCAGCATTATCACCGCCCAAAATGGCCAAACCCGCAACCCTCCTCGAAGTGGTTAGGGACTGCGACAAGTGAGTCATGACACCAAACAACTGCCTAGAAGTACCCTGCTGTACATCACCGCTAACCACTTTGACCCCCAACCATCACAGCTTCCCCTACCCCTGCTGCCCCCATCTCCAAACCTGGTCGTCCACCACCGTCTCCCGTGCGGCCTCAGCGACCCCCACCCCGTCGCCCCCTTCAGCAGCCCGCTCCTCAGACTTGGACCCCTACTCACGCGCCCTCTCCAACCTCTGGACCTTCCACCTCCCTTACGACCCTGCTCCCCATGGCTTCCTCACCCACGAGGTCATCAGCAACATGCGCTGGACCAAGCACTTCTACCTCGACGTCGGCAACCAAGCAGTCGACCTTCTCGCGCCTTCTGCCGAGGACCTGCTCCCCGAGGACAACGGCTCCTGGGAAGTCGCCTGTTCGAGGATCCTGGACGAGCAGGTTGAGATTGCCAGACGGGATAACGTCCTGGGCAAGATTCTAGGACCCAAGAAGAAAGGGGAGCAGTTCCCCATTGTAGGCGCCAAGTTCGATGTGGGCGTTGATCGGTCAGCGATTGGATTGTTGGGCATGATAGGGAGGGGGGCGCACATGACTGTTTACTCGCGCGTTCGATCGGCCTCCTCGCTAAaagatggcgatgatgaaCAACAAAGGGAGCTTGGCAAGGACCTGCGGTTTTGGATCCCGAGGCGTCATTACGGCAAGTCAACCTATCCAGGCAAGTTGGACCAGGCGGTGGCGGGCGGGGTGGCGAGGGGAGAAACGCCGTGGGAGTGTGTAGTCCGGGAAGCCGTCGAGGAAGCGGGATCCGCGTTGAGCGAGGAGTTTGTGAGGGCGAATGCAAAAGCGGCGGGCACAGTGACGTGGCTCAACATCTCTGACCGCCGCGCCGGGCCGGGACAAGAAGGATTGATCAACCCGGGCGTGCTGTACGTCTATGACTTGGAGCTGCCTAATGAGGGGAGAGACTTTAGGTTCGAGCCGGTGCCGGGGGATATTGACAGTTGGGCGGTCATGGACACAGATGAGGTGATGACGGCCATGAAGAGGCTTGAGTTCAAGCCGAGTTGTGCCGTGGTTATGATCGACTTTTTGGTGAGACATGGTGTCATTACAGCAGAGAATGAGCCGGATTACACCGAGATTGTGAGTCGGCTGCACCGGCTGTTGCCCTTGCCGACGAGTTCGAGGAGGGAGGACCAAAGGGAGCGCAATGTCGTTTGAGGGACGAGTGGTTGGGGATGCAGTTTTAGCGGATGGTGGGAGAAAACACCCCAGGTTAGTCGGTCAACAAGGGCAAAACCGCGGGATATACATGCTGGGCTTCGAAGAGTGGCATTGGAATACTTGAATACCAGAAAGAGATGCTGACTTGGGGTGTATTCATCAGAAACGAGACAGCAGCTTCACGCTGTATCTTGAGCTTTTGAACCGTTGAACGTTCCAGTTTAATTCATTATCATTCCATTGCGGGCGAACACGAACCATTCAAACGTTATTGATCCCGATCATCCTGCTCCGCCCACCTCACCCTCTCAAGTGGAAGTCCACATCACTGCATCGGCATCAAGTTAAATGGGTGAAGGTATGTGCATTCATCAAAGAGAAATATTTACATTATAAAGGTGTGGGGGGTATCCTTCGCACATGAAACAACTCGCCGTCCTTTTCCTCTCATTCATTTCATCGCTTACATCACCAtattccatccatccattcaagCAAATGGAATCCCAAACGCAAATTAacctcacctcctccaccctgCCCTCTCCGCTCCCGCTGACCCTCCTCCCGCCCCCGAGCTATTAACGCAAACACTAAACAAATCATCCACAAACGTCATGaccacctcctctcccttcttcacctccacTTTGCTCGCCGCTCCTAGTCGGAGACCACCaacgctgccgccgccgcctccgcttATATGTACGCCGTCCATGCCGAACCCATTATACTTGTTGTAATTGTCGACGGCCAAGCTAAAGTCGGATTTAGTGGGCGACGTCggcttttgttgttgtctaTAATGGGATTTTGATATGGAACTGGAGGTAGAAGCCGAGTTTGTATGATCTAGTGGATCAGAAAGTGAAAGGGTTGTTGCATGTGACAAGGGGCCGAGTTGTCCAAGTCCCTgaccaaggccgccgccaccgtgCGTGTTATGAGGTAAGGGGTGTGTACGGCTGTAGCTGATCACGCTTTGCTCGGATGCTTGATGATCGTCGGGTGATGCAGCGTGTAGGTCGAGTGCCCCTGGGTTGATGGGATAGGAGTTGCGGCGGTTTGTACCAGGATGGTCGTCAGAAGAGGGGCTTGTGGTCGACATGAACGTTAATTCCGCACTCATGGAACCTGATCGCGGTCTTGATTTGGCGCGCTGGTTCTTTCGGTCATGATGATGCCCATGTTTATCTCCCGAAGTGCTCAAGAATCgcttctttttccctccaTGCTGCAGCGTCTGCAGATCGAACGCTCCGCCTGCGCTATTGCTATGCTGATGGTTGCCGTGGCGGTGGTTGCTATGCGAGTGGTGATGCGACGACGTATGCTGCGAACTAGTGACAGCCAGGGCAGAGTCATCGACAGAGATGGAAACATCCTGAGAGATCATGATGCCGCCCCAGGAAAGCTGTCGTGGCTTTGTCTCGCGTGGGGGAAACACGTGAAGGCTGGGGCGGGCCATCATCTCTTcagttggttgttgttgcccctGCTGTTGCTCTGCCGAGCCAGGATATGGTTGAGGCGAAGGCGAGAGTCGAGGAGGCGATTGGGGCTGCAGCTGGATTTGGATCCCTCCTTTATTGTCGTCCGAGATGATGGAGCTGTACACGTCGAGGGAATGGGTTGACACGCTCCGATGCGAAGATGGCTGGAGGACATTCTCCTTGCTCGAAGAGACGAGGGATGAAGAGTCCATGCCGTCTTTGCGCTGGTGACGCCAGGGGTGGAGATCGTGGGACCTGTGGCTCGGTCGTCGCCAGAAGGGGAGGATCGGCATCGACATCGAAGAAGGGAGCCAAGAGGAGGATAGCCATGCGGACACTCCTCGTCGCTTGTTGGTCGCGGTTGATGTTGTCCGCAGGTTGTTGAGAATCGGGTAGATTTCGCGATGGACAGACCGAGCGAACGCACCG
Coding sequences:
- a CDS encoding thiamin pyrophosphokinase, variant, which encodes MKRSQLQVSNDPQPGDSPNTKIVKKFLEKIAALSPPKMAKPATLLEVVRDCDNFPYPCCPHLQTWSSTTVSRAASATPTPSPPSAARSSDLDPYSRALSNLWTFHLPYDPAPHGFLTHEVISNMRWTKHFYLDVGNQAVDLLAPSAEDLLPEDNGSWEVACSRILDEQVEIARRDNVLGKILGPKKKGEQFPIVGAKFDVGVDRSAIGLLGMIGRGAHMTVYSRVRSASSLKDGDDEQQRELGKDLRFWIPRRHYGKSTYPGKLDQAVAGGVARGETPWECVVREAVEEAGSALSEEFVRANAKAAGTVTWLNISDRRAGPGQEGLINPGVLYVYDLELPNEGRDFRFEPVPGDIDSWAVMDTDEVMTAMKRLEFKPSCAVVMIDFLVRHGVITAENEPDYTEIVSRLHRLLPLPTSSRREDQRERNVV